In the Oncorhynchus nerka isolate Pitt River linkage group LG2, Oner_Uvic_2.0, whole genome shotgun sequence genome, one interval contains:
- the LOC115125571 gene encoding leucine-rich repeat-containing protein 3-like yields MEITRREGSQGKWMGTGEWRERWLEPSLGKRLGPSLGRGLQREFGSWLFTLPLLLLLLLPPVFPQCPDSCHCVWESSMVLCTDAGLHEFPQGLPLDTVILHLERNYIRSLPEGAFRELTHLRELYLSHNHINTLSSGALRHLSSELRLLDLSHNLLRQASRDEFGSTRAKTRLYNNPWHCDCTLQELMETLNLEPETVNGIMCESSVRSSGEGSRWEDPGGAAEHSGQPLVKLLNSGVNFCSLQRKTTDVAMLVTMFVWFFMVIVYVVYYVRQNQAETRRHLEYLKSLPSPRKTLTETDTISTGL; encoded by the exons atggagattaCTAGGAGAGAGGGTTCACAGGGGAaatggatggggacaggggagtggagagagagatggctggagCCGAGCCTGGGGAAAAGGCTGGGACCGAGCCTGGGTCGAGGCCTGCAGAGAGAGTTTGGAAGCTGGCTGTTCACCCTGCCTTTActgctccttctccttctccccccggTGTTCCCCCAGTGCCCTGACAGCTGCCACTGTGTGTGGGAGAGCAGCATGGTGCTGTGTACGGACGCTGGGCTCCATGAGTTCCCCCAGGGCCTTCCTCTGGACACCGTCATACTACACCTGGAGAGAAACTACATCCGCTCGCTCCCTGAGGGAGCCTTCAG GGAGCTGACCCACCTGAGGGAGCTGTATCTCTCCCACAACCACATCAACACCCTCTCCTCCGGGGCCCTGCGACACCTGAGCTCAGAGCTCCGTCTCCTGGACCTCTCCCACAACCTGTTACGCCAGGCCAGCCGGGACGAGTTTGGTTCCACGCGGGCCAAGACGCGCCTCTACAACAACCCGTGGCACTGCGACTGTACCCTGCAGGAGCTGATGGAGACGTTAAATCTAGAGCCGGAGACTGTCAACGGGATCATGTGCGAGAGCTCTGTGAGGAGCTCCGGGGAGGGGAGTCGCTGGGAGGATCCAGGAGGGGCAGCAGAGCACTCCGGTCAACCCCTGGTTAAGCTGCTTAACTCTGGGGTAAACTTCTGTAGTCTCCAGAGGAAGACAACGGATGTAGCCATGCTGGTGACCATGTTCGTGTGGTTCTTCATGGTCATTGTTTATGTGGTCTACTACGTGAGACAGAACCAGGCTGAGACCAGAAGACATCTGGAGTATCTGAAGAGTTTGCCCAGTCCGAGGAAAACACTCACGGAGACAGACACGATAAGCACTGGTCTCTGA